Sequence from the Miscanthus floridulus cultivar M001 chromosome 16, ASM1932011v1, whole genome shotgun sequence genome:
gttgCTAGCGAGCAGAGCGAATGACGGTCGTCTCATGGGCCTCCTTgagtaggtcgactgcgtcttgctgagcctccgtggctcggtcacggtcgaaagcctttactcttggggcgccatggtcgaggtcagggggcagcactgctttagctccgtaggccaggaagaagggtgtgaaccctatggattgatttggggtcattctcaggctccagaggatcgctgggacctctgcaacccattgcccggcgtacttattgagtcggtcaaagatgcgtggcttaagtccttggaggaccatgccattggcatgctcgacctgaccgttagtacgtgggtgtccgaccgaggcccagtcaattatgatgtcgtatccattactaaagtctaggaacttcttcctagtgaagttactcctatggtcagtgatgatgcagttgGGAACGACGAactgatagatgatgtcgaggaacctcttctgagcggatgttggtgatgggcttgaccTCTATCCACCTGGTAAACTTTTTGActactatgagtaggtgagtgaagccactcgggccctttttgagggatcctaccatgtcgaggccccagaccgcgaatggccaggtgatggggatggtttgaagctcctgtgccggcaaatgagtttgccgagcatagaattggcatccctcacacctgcagaCGACCTTCTTTGCATCTCATAGTgttgtgggccagtaaaaaccttagcaaaaggcttttctgaccagcgacctcggggccacgtgatgtccgcagatcctagcatggacctcaaggaggagctgcttcccctggttggtggggatgcacttcatgagcacccccgatggacttcgtttatagagttcatcaccgagcacgatgaaggtcttggtgTGTCGAGCCATCCATTGAGCTTCAGTCCTTTCTagcgggagaacctcctcgaggaggttggcaactcgccagtcggtttgatcgagtgtcaATATGGTGGCATCAGTGGGTGACGTCATCATAGAGGCACtggggttggagcccccgagcgccggctTGGCATCGGGGTTAGAGACCCTAGGCGTCGGCTTGGTgttggggtgtgtctagattggaccttctaggatgcaggTGGATGCCtcgtggagatcgttgatgaagatcctgCTCGGAGATGGATCTCGCCTggtggccaattttgcgagaaaatcggcggcattaTTGTCCTTTCAGGGGATGTGATGTAGCTcaatcccctggaatttgtcctcttggcagtatgctatcatgagggggcttttgtaggaggactccttcatgagctggtcaacgaccaactccgGGTCGTCGTGGACGTAGAGTCGTGTTGcgctgagctcgatggcgatatgcagcccattgatgagggcctcatattctatggcgttgtttgaggctgagaaatggaggcggatggcgtagcggagcctactcccatctgagGAGATCAAAatcactccagcccctgagctaGGCACCATTacggatccatcgaagtacattgtccaatactcgtgggtgacgttcgGGGTCAGTAGCtgcacctccatccattcggtgacaaaatccacgagaaCCTGAGATTTAATAGCagtacgggggatatacctgatgtcatggcccatgagttcaagtgcccacttggagatccgtcccgCGGCGTcacggttgtggatgatgtccccgagcgagtatgaagtgatgaccgcaacttcatggtcggtgaagtagtgcaggagcttctgggtcaccatcagtatggcgtataggagtttctgcacctaggggtactagaccttggggtcggtgagtacctccctggtgaagtatatgggccgctagaccttaaggtggtctcctggctcctccctttctaTGACCAaggcggcgcttaccacatggttgttgCTCgcaacatagaggaggaggggttctccccattcgggagtgacgaggattggggccgacgttagggatgctttgaggctctctagagcctgctgagcttccttagtctagacgaaggcatccatctttttgaggagcatgtagagtggcatcccccgttcgccgagcTGAGAGATGAACTAGCTCAGGGCGGCCAgacagccagtgagcctttgcatgcccttgacgttgtgtatggggcccatgttggaaatggtcgtgatctttttggggttggcctcgatgccacgcttggacacaatgtatcctagcagcttcccctttggaaccccaaaaacacatttcttgggattcaatctgatgttgaacctttggatgTTCATGAACATTgaggccaagtttgcgatcaggtcgtaGGCTTGAGCTGTTTGGAccacaatgtcatcaacatagatggcgattgttggtttcagtcacTTGGCTTGATCAGGCTCATCGAGCAggttgatttggtcggtgaagcattgctgcatgcacctttggtaggtggcgctagggttctttaggccgaaaggcatggttatgtagcagtacgaactatacggggtgatgaatgaggttgcgagctgatcggactctttcatcacaatttggtgatagcctgagtaggcatctagaaaggagaggatctcgcaacctgaggtggagtcgactatctggtctatgcgtggaaaaggaaaatgatcctttggacatgccttgtttaggctagtataatcaacgcacattctccatttcctagtcttctttttaacaagagcaggattggcaagccagttagagtggaatacctctctgacgaatctggctaccaggagttt
This genomic interval carries:
- the LOC136511126 gene encoding uncharacterized protein, giving the protein MGHDIRYIPRTAIKSQVLVDFVTEWMEVQLLTPNVTHEYWTMYFDGSVMVPSSGAGVILISSDGSRLRYAIRLHFSASNNAIEYEALINGLHIAIELSATRLYVHDDPELVVDQLMKESSYKSPLMIAYCQEDKFQGIELHHIP